A stretch of Brassica napus cultivar Da-Ae chromosome C6, Da-Ae, whole genome shotgun sequence DNA encodes these proteins:
- the LOC106405839 gene encoding F-box protein At1g30790-like, whose product MEYLKQSLLHDGNCTRTIPLDLLVEIFLLHPTKSLIRFQSVSKLWFSAIRSKIFVDLILTRSKARPRLLLSLGGHGSKEGFIFSAPEHDNNDDEKSSTVMARYHMNNLEPGYFLDSGSVNGFFLGVVPGICVCNPINVYNPTTGQIVKLPEVRTNGRKMYARLGYDPVDDQYKVLCVVMARSKAKCWQPEHLVCTVSSSQKQEWRKIENTTGGNYHSVYGETCIDGALYYGAGKSRIVKFNVRSEMIELIKTPQESQISTTYHHSTLINYKGKLGGVDYHCTENSMTLWVLEDAEKQEWSSMTCDLPSTWKDLLGFYVRSKGVSHTGELMVFYPGVKPPKPFSVCYYDFNKMSIRKVEIQGMVDGDFRRIHGIGEQTDMSILYFTSHIENIRFL is encoded by the coding sequence ATGGAATATTTGAAACAGTCTCTTTTGCATGACGGAAACTGCACAAGAACCATTCCTCTCGATCTCCTCGTCGAGATATTCCTTCTACATCCTACCAAATCACTTATTCGATTCCAATCCGTGTCAAAGCTGTGGTTCTCTGCCATCCGCAGCAAAATTTTCGTAGACTTGATCTTGACTAGGTCAAAGGCTCGTCCCCGTCTCCTTTTATCCTTGGGAGGCCATGGATCCAAAGAGGGTTTCATCTTCTCGGCTCCTGAACATGACAACAACGACGATGAAAAATCCTCTACAGTCATGGCCAGATACCACATGAACAACTTGGAACCTGGCTACTTCTTGGACTCTGGTTCTGTCAACGGTTTCTTCTTAGGTGTTGTTCCTGGGATCTGCGTTTGTAATCCGATCAACGTTTATAATCCCACCACTGGACAAATTGTGAAATTGCCTGAAGTTAGAACCAACGGAAGAAAAATGTACGCACGTCTTGGGTACGATCCAGTGGACGATCAATACAAGGTGTTGTGTGTGGTGATGGCCCGCTCTAAAGCGAAATGTTGGCAACCGGAGCATTTGGTTTGCACTGTGAGTTCATCTCAGAAACAAGAGTGGAGAAAGATCGAGAACACAACCGGAGGCAACTATCACTCTGTATACGGAGAGACATGCATTGATGGTGCGCTATACTACGGAGCTGGAAAGTCAAGAATAGTCAAGTTCAACGTTAGATCAGAGATGATTGAGTTGATTAAAACACCCCAAGAGTCCCAGATCTCGACAACATACCACCATTCCACTCTTATAAATTACAAGGGAAAATTGGGCGGTGTAGATTATCATTGCACAGAAAATTCGATGACATTGTGGGTTCTTGAGGATGCGGAGAAACAGGAATGGTCGAGTATGACGTGTGACTTACCTTCTACGTGGAAAGATTTACTTGGGTTTTACGTAAGGTCCAAAGGAGTGAGTCATACAGGCGAGCTTATGGTGTTCTATCCAGGGGTAAAGCCACCTAAACCATTTTCTGTTTGCTATTATGATTTTAACAAAATGAGTATAAGAAAAGTAGAGATCCAAGGAATGGTGGATGGTGATTTCAGACGTATCCATGGGATCGGTGAGCAAACTGATAtgagtatattatattttacaagTCACATTGAGAATATTAGGTtcttgtaa